The Kribbella shirazensis genomic interval GGCCGCCGGCGCCGTCCACGATCTCGAGACCTGCGATCCCGCGCCGCCCGGGTGCCAGCTCCACTTGCTGACGAGGGGCAGCGATCCGGGCGCGGGCCGCCAGTCCTGGGTCGCAGGCTGGTACGTCAGCGGGGACCAGGTGACGCCGGAGTCGCTGGAGCGCTCGTACCGCCAGCCGTACTGTCCCTGACCAGTGGCGTAGTCACGCGCGGTGTACCACACACGTGTGCTGGTCACGGGTCCCGGATTGGTGCCGATGGTGAAGCCGTCGAAGGTCCCGCCGCTGCCGGCGTAGGTCAGGGCGTCGCCCTCCCACAGGTTGCCGCTGATGGTGCCGGTCGGCGTCGAGGCGGAGCCGAGCACGGCGATCGGATCCTCGCCGTTGAAGGCGATCGCGTTGGAGTCGATGGTGACGGCGGTGTTGCCCCAGGTGTGGATGGCCTGGACCTCGACTCCCCACCGGACGTTCCCGCCGATGTAGTTGCCGCGGAGCGCGACGTTGTCGGTGTCCCCTTCGAGGCTGACCCCGCCTTGATCCGGTGAACCGGTCTGGTTCGTGTTCACGATGATGTTGTTCATGATCGTGACGTCGGCGGCGTGTCCGAGGTACACGCCGGTGGTGCCGCTCCAGATCGGGCAGCCACCGGCATCGGTGATGACGGAGTTCGTCAGCAGGACGCCGGTCATGCTCTGCAGGGTCAGCGCGTTCGCACATCCCACCTCGGCCGCGGGCGCGCCGTCGTCGTTGTGCAGGAAGAGATCCGTGAGGACGGCGTCCCGAATGAAGTGCAGCGGCGCCGAAGCGTTGCCGAAGGCAATCGACACCTCGTTGTGCGCGCCCTCCACCCGGGCCATGGTCAGGCCCTTGATCGCCCACTGGCTCGCCGCGGGCGCCGCGGTGCCGGTGACCGCGATGCCGATCTGGTTGTGGTGGACGCTGACGTCGGAGAACCGCAGTTCCTCGTGACCGATGCCGGCGGCGCCGTCGAAGCGGACCTGGATCCCCGCGTCCAGCTTGTCGCTACCGGACCCGTCCACCTCGATCGCGCTGACCTGCCAGTGCGAAGGGTTGATCATCCGGACGCCCCATCCGAGACCGGTGTTGAGCAGCCGGGGCCGGTCGCCCGAACCGTAGGCGCCGAACGTGATCGGCGCACCGGCCGCTCCCTCGCCCTGGAGCTGGACCCGCTCACGCCAGGAGGCGCCGCGCGCCAGCAGGATCCGGTCGCCCGCGGTGAACGTCCGGGCGGTGATCGGCGCGAAACCGCACCACGGCTGGGTCGTCGAAGTGCCGGCGCCGGCGTCGTCACATGCCGCCACCCGGTTGTCGACGTAGTACGTCGTACCGGCGGCCGCTGCCGGCGTGGTGAGGAGGGCTCCGGCCAAGCCCAGCGTCACCACGAAAATCACCGCGGCCCTCATCAGTCGACCCGCACGTAGTCGATACCACCGGTCCAGTTCTGATGCAGCGCCGAGAACCGGTAGTTCCAGCGGTTGAGCGGCTGGATCATCAACTGGTCGATCTCACCCTTCCAGCCCGGCACATGGCTCATGTCGATCACGTACTCGACGTAGTCCGGGCCCGGGAGCAGCGCGATCGCGACGCCACGTCCGCCTTCCTCGTTGCCGGGCGGAGTCCCGACCTTGGGCTGGTCGAAACTCGGATCGTCGGCGGTGCTGAACAACAGATGGGCGGCGTGCCGGTGCTCCGGATTGTTCATCCGGATCCGCACGTAGCGACTCTTGGCGGCATCGATCTTCAGCCCGCTCGGCGACAACAGCACCGGCTCGTACCCGGTCCTGGCGCGCACCGTACCGTCGGTCACCGACACCGGCACGAACTCGTTCGGCTCCTCGACGACCTCGGTACTGCTGAAGGTACGGAAACGCAGGCTTCGCTTGCCGCTTGCCTCCGGCCCGCGCATGATCCCGGCAGCGTCGACGGTGTAGAACTCGCCGCCCTCGGGGAACAGACCCTGATCGTTGTAGCCGATGCCGTAGGCGGCGGCGCCCGGGAGCTGGTACGGCGAGGTGATCAGCACGCCGTAGCGCGCGTTCGGATCGAGGCCGTGCAGGTTCGGGAAGACCGACACGAAGTCGCCGGTGCCGCTGATCTTCGACGCCGGTACCGCGCCAGTGAATAGCCGGTCCGCGATCTGGTTGCGCTCGTCCACCCGGACCACCTGGAGGAAAAGGCAGCCGGTCGGGTTACCGGTCTGGTACGCCCACAGATCGAGCCGCGACAGGTTTCCGTCCGGCACGCCGAAGGTCTGCAGGCGCCCCTTCGCCCAGGCGATGTCGGCGTGCTTGGTGAAGGTGCCTTCGCTGTTGTCGACCGCCGGAGTCTGCGTCCGGGCCGGAGTGCCCACCGACGGACAGCTCACGTCGGGATCGATCGTCCAGCCGTCGGCGGCGCCGAACTCCCACGCGTGCTGCGGCGCCCGATCGAACGCGATGCTGTCGATCGAGACCGGCCCCACCGCGTTGTGCAGCGTGATCGTGAGCTTGGTGATCTTGCCGCGCCAGTGTGGATCCCTCATCGGGACCAGGTAGTCGGTGTAGGCGTCGGTGAGCCCCTTGGGCTGGGCGGCGTTGAGGACGAACTCCTGCCGCCCCTTGCGTCCGTCGGCCGTGACGAAGTCGATCACTCCGTCCGTTGCGGCGGTCCGGTTCAGCGCCGAGATCCGCACCGCGCCCCGGTCGGTGACGTCGATCCCCAACTGGGACGTCGACCGGAGCTCCGTGGTCGCACCGGCCCCGGCCACTTCGAGCTTGCCCCGGCGGACGACGGCGGGGTCGTCGCTGGTCCAGCCCTGGCGGTCCCCGTTCACCGAGAAGGTCCAGCTGCCGGCCGGATCGGTGGCCCGAGCAGCCGCCGAATAGCCGATGCCGGGCGCCCAGCTCACCGTTCCGCCCCGCGCCTCGAACCCGATCACGTCACCGGCGGCCACGCGCAGATCCTCGACCGTCGACGTCCACGATCGATCGGCGGCGACGGAGCCCTCGGCGACCGGCTTGCCGTTGAGCGTGATCGCCAGCCGAGCAGCACCCTCGACCGCGATGCCGAGACCGCGAAGGTTGAGCACGCCGGCCTTGGGCGCGGTCCAGGTCCTCGCCACCGCCAGGGCATCGCCGCTGGTCAGTGTGAACCGGTCGATACTCGATTCCCCCGCCCGGTAGCTCTGACTCGCTTCGTCGAAGGGCAGGGCGCGCCAGCCGCCGGCGGTGAGGCGCCGCTGTCCCCATGCCTGGTCGTCGGCGAAGCCGGACCCGGCGTGGTAGAGATCGCCGGGGTCGCCGATCTCGACGTTGTCCTTGATCGTGAACCGGCTCGTGTCGCCGCCTAGTTTGGCCTCGACGAAGGCATGCGGCTCGGAATGCAGGTTGCCCGTGACGGCCGCCGCAATGGGAATGTCGTCGCCGAGCTGGCCGACCGACCCGCCGGCGGGATACGGGATCAGCGCGCCGCCGCCGTTGCCGGTGAAGACGTTGTCGGCGACCACGCCATCGGCGTGGAAGTCGTTCGCACCGTGGATCGCGAGGTACTCGAGGCCGCCGCCGTAGTTGTTCCCGAAGTAGTTGCCGCGGATCTCCACCTCACTGGTCCGCGCCTCGTGATCGATCGCCACCATGTCGGGGTTCTCCGTGTTCGGCGTGTTCACGAACAGGTTGTTGGCGATCAGAACCTGCCGCACCGAGCCCAGGTACAAAGCAGCGGTCCCGGTCGTCGTCCGGCAACTGGCCTCGTTGTCGAAGATCGAGTTCATGAGGACCACGTTGGTGGCCTTCTGGAGCGCGAGGCCGTCCGGGCAGCCGGAATCGACCATCCCCGGGGTCGGAACCGGATTGTTGTTGTTGTCGTCGTGCAGATACAGCCGGTCCAGCACCACGTTCCGGAAGACGTTCTCGCCCGCCTTGCCCGGCACCACCGGCTTCGGCAGGTCGGTCGGCGAGGTGTAACTGGTGGTGGCCAAGGTGTGCGCGTTGCGGGTCCCTTCGACCCGACGGATGACCAGGCCTTCCAGCACCGTGTCAGTCGTCGTGTGGACGGCGCTGCTGGCGACGAGCAGACCGAGCCAGCGGTTGTCGTGCAGGAACAGGTCCTCGAAGATCACGTCGGAGTGCCCGAGGCTGGCGTAGTTGGCCTGGATGCCGTACGTCATCGTGGCCTTGCCGTTCGTCGTCGAGCCGATGTCGAGATCGCGGACCCGGACGTGCGACGCGTCCTTCAGCACCATGCCGATCTTGGTGGCGCTGTTGGTGATCTTGGGTCGTGGCCCGGACCCGTACGCGCCGATCGTGATCGGAGCCTCGGCGGATCCCGAGTCGTCGAAGACCAGGCCCTCGGCGAAGCTGGCGCCCCGCTCCAGCAGCAGCTGATCACCGGGCTGGAAGTCGTGCGCCGCCACCGGCGCGAAGCCACACCACGGCCGGTCCGGCGCCGTGCCGGGCCCATCGTCGGAACAGCCGGCCCGGTTGCTCACGTAGTGGTCCTGCCCGGTCGTCTCGGCGAGGGCGGGCGGTGCGACGGCAGGGCCGGCGATCAGGCCGGCCGCGATCAGGCCGACGAGGCCGAGAATCCTGCGGCGGTTCATGCCTTGGCCCAGTCTTCTTTGTCCCAGCCGTTCTTCTTGACCTGCTCACGGGTGCCCTTGATCCACAGGTCCTGCAGGTGGTCGAGCTGCTGATCGAGAGACTTGGTCCCCAGCAGGTAGCCGTCGTACAGGCTCAGTTCGGTCGTGCCGGCCGGTCCTCCGGGGAGGCCGCCCATCCGCATCGGCTCGCTCCAGGTGCCGCTGATCATGCCGGCGACGCCAGACGGAACGGTCGCGCCCTTGACCGCCGGGATACCACCGGTGGCGTCGAGCCAGGGCTGGACGTTGGCCAGCACGCTCATCCATTGCAGGAACTTGATCGCGGCCTCGCGATGCTTGCCGTCGAGCGTCGACGGGATCATGTACGACGTACCGCCGACGCTCGTGCCGAAGCGCGCGGGCGCACCGGTCGACAACGGCGAACTCGCGGTGGTGATGGTCGGGAACGGCATGCTCGACACCTTCCCCTGCAGGTCGCCGAGAGCGCCGTACCCGAACGGGACGCCCCACGCCATCGCGGCCTTGCCGGACTGGAAGTCACGCAGGTTGACCACCGACCCCGACGAGCTCGCGACGCCGGTCCAGTTCTTCGTCACCCCGGCGTCGAAGAACTGCTTGAGGAGCTTGAGCGTCTCCGCGACCTCGGGCGTCCCCTTCGCGCTGATCTCACCGGTGAGGACCGCCCGGGCCCAGCTCTTGGCCTTCGGCGAAAGGTACTGCGCCTTGCCTGTCTTGCCCGCCGCGTCGTACCTGTTGATCTTGTCGAAGTACTTGTCGAGCATCATGTTGGCGATGGTCTTGACGGTCCAGCCGACGCCGAGATCGGAGTTGTCCATCGCGAACGGCGTGTAGCCGGCCGCGGTCAGCTTCTCGCACGCCTCGAGCAGGTCGGCGAACGTGGCGATCGGCGCCTTGACGCCGGCCTTCGTGAACGCCTCGGTGTTGTAGTACACCCCGACCGCCACCAGGTTGAACGGGATGTACTCGAAGTCGCCGGAGGTCGTGCTGACCACGTTCGGCAGGCCGGGGGCGAAGTACCGGGGGTCGAACAGGTCGAGCCAGGCCTTGTTGCCCGAGACGTACGGATTCGGTTGCTGCAGGGCTTCGGTGAGCGGGTGGATCATGTGCGGCTCGTGCGCAGCCTGGCTGAAGACCAGCTCCGGCGCGCTACCGGCCGACAGCTGTGTGGCCAGCGTCTGCTTGAACTCCTTCAGCGGCAGGACGACGGTCTTGATCGAGATGTCCGGCTCGTCGGCCTGGAAGCGGGCGATCAGGTCCTCCCACGGCTTGCCGAAGCTGGCACCGTTGGAGTTCCACTGGTTGGGCCCGGCCAGGGTGATCTGCAGGCCGGACCCGCCGCCGCTGTCCGAGGAGCAGCCGCTGAGGCCCAGGCCGCCGGCCAGCGCTGTACCGAGCGAGCCGAGGAGCAGCGTCCGCCGGCTGAGTGGGGTCGGAACGGGAGACATGTCGAGGTCCTCTCGAGGGATCTGGTGATCATTTGCCGGTGCCGGGCAGTCCGCCCTGCACCCCGGCCAGGAACCACTTGGACAAGAAGGTGAAAACGAGCAGCAGCGGGACGCTCGCCAGCGTGTAGCCGGCGAACAGCGGTCCCCAGTTGGTGGCGTTCTGGCCCTGGAAGAAGGACAGTCCGACCGGGATGGTGCGCAGCGAGTCGTCGGTGATCACCAGCAAGGGCCAGAAGAACTCACCCCAGACGCTGATCACGGTGAAGAGCGCGACGGTGCCGATCACCGGCAGCGACAGCGGCAGCATGATCGACACGAACAGCCGGAAGCCTCCGGCCCCGTCGACCTGAGCGGCGTCGAACAACTCCTGCGGGATCTGCTGGACGAACGTCCGCATGAGGATCGTCGCCAGTACGACGCTGCCCGCGATCTGCGGCAGTACCAGGACCGGCAGCGTGTTCAGCAGGTGCAGGTCGCGCATCAGCACGAACAGCGGGATCAGGCTGCTGATGTTCGGCACCATCATCAGCGCGGCGATCATCCCGAACAGGAAGTTCCGTCCGTAGAAGGAGTAGCGGGCGAAGAGGAATCCGCTGACCGACGCCAGGGCGATCGTCCCCACGATCGACAGCGTGGCGACCACGACCGACGTCACGAAGTATGGCTGGATCTGCTGCCAGGCGACCGCGTAGTTGCCGAACTCCAAGGGCCACGAGGGCATCCAGTAGCTGGCGGTGAACTGCTCGTTCGACTTGAGCGACGTCATGATCATGAACAGGTACGGGAACAGTCCGGCCAGCACGAGCACGCTCAGGGCGAGGACGACCAGTAGTTGCCCTGGGCGCCTTCTTGGCGTGGCTTCCTGGTGTTCTGCGGCCGGCTGATCGGGGACGAGGTCCGTGGTTCGGACCGGGACGCTAGTGGCTGCGGACATCACGGGCCTCTCTCTTACGGATCGCCATCACGA includes:
- a CDS encoding right-handed parallel beta-helix repeat-containing protein, translated to MIFVVTLGLAGALLTTPAAAAGTTYYVDNRVAACDDAGAGTSTTQPWCGFAPITARTFTAGDRILLARGASWRERVQLQGEGAAGAPITFGAYGSGDRPRLLNTGLGWGVRMINPSHWQVSAIEVDGSGSDKLDAGIQVRFDGAAGIGHEELRFSDVSVHHNQIGIAVTGTAAPAASQWAIKGLTMARVEGAHNEVSIAFGNASAPLHFIRDAVLTDLFLHNDDGAPAAEVGCANALTLQSMTGVLLTNSVITDAGGCPIWSGTTGVYLGHAADVTIMNNIIVNTNQTGSPDQGGVSLEGDTDNVALRGNYIGGNVRWGVEVQAIHTWGNTAVTIDSNAIAFNGEDPIAVLGSASTPTGTISGNLWEGDALTYAGSGGTFDGFTIGTNPGPVTSTRVWYTARDYATGQGQYGWRYERSSDSGVTWSPLTYQPATQDWRPAPGSLPLVSKWSWHPGGAGSQVSRSWTAPAAGTIAIAGQAAKGVVGGDGVRVRILKNNTTVLAPTAVGGADRIGVRTNVTSLSVAAGDVIRFAVDAGAAGANSYDTVNWTPVIGYL
- a CDS encoding right-handed parallel beta-helix repeat-containing protein; this translates as MNRRRILGLVGLIAAGLIAGPAVAPPALAETTGQDHYVSNRAGCSDDGPGTAPDRPWCGFAPVAAHDFQPGDQLLLERGASFAEGLVFDDSGSAEAPITIGAYGSGPRPKITNSATKIGMVLKDASHVRVRDLDIGSTTNGKATMTYGIQANYASLGHSDVIFEDLFLHDNRWLGLLVASSAVHTTTDTVLEGLVIRRVEGTRNAHTLATTSYTSPTDLPKPVVPGKAGENVFRNVVLDRLYLHDDNNNNPVPTPGMVDSGCPDGLALQKATNVVLMNSIFDNEASCRTTTGTAALYLGSVRQVLIANNLFVNTPNTENPDMVAIDHEARTSEVEIRGNYFGNNYGGGLEYLAIHGANDFHADGVVADNVFTGNGGGALIPYPAGGSVGQLGDDIPIAAAVTGNLHSEPHAFVEAKLGGDTSRFTIKDNVEIGDPGDLYHAGSGFADDQAWGQRRLTAGGWRALPFDEASQSYRAGESSIDRFTLTSGDALAVARTWTAPKAGVLNLRGLGIAVEGAARLAITLNGKPVAEGSVAADRSWTSTVEDLRVAAGDVIGFEARGGTVSWAPGIGYSAAARATDPAGSWTFSVNGDRQGWTSDDPAVVRRGKLEVAGAGATTELRSTSQLGIDVTDRGAVRISALNRTAATDGVIDFVTADGRKGRQEFVLNAAQPKGLTDAYTDYLVPMRDPHWRGKITKLTITLHNAVGPVSIDSIAFDRAPQHAWEFGAADGWTIDPDVSCPSVGTPARTQTPAVDNSEGTFTKHADIAWAKGRLQTFGVPDGNLSRLDLWAYQTGNPTGCLFLQVVRVDERNQIADRLFTGAVPASKISGTGDFVSVFPNLHGLDPNARYGVLITSPYQLPGAAAYGIGYNDQGLFPEGGEFYTVDAAGIMRGPEASGKRSLRFRTFSSTEVVEEPNEFVPVSVTDGTVRARTGYEPVLLSPSGLKIDAAKSRYVRIRMNNPEHRHAAHLLFSTADDPSFDQPKVGTPPGNEEGGRGVAIALLPGPDYVEYVIDMSHVPGWKGEIDQLMIQPLNRWNYRFSALHQNWTGGIDYVRVD
- a CDS encoding ABC transporter substrate-binding protein, which gives rise to MSPVPTPLSRRTLLLGSLGTALAGGLGLSGCSSDSGGGSGLQITLAGPNQWNSNGASFGKPWEDLIARFQADEPDISIKTVVLPLKEFKQTLATQLSAGSAPELVFSQAAHEPHMIHPLTEALQQPNPYVSGNKAWLDLFDPRYFAPGLPNVVSTTSGDFEYIPFNLVAVGVYYNTEAFTKAGVKAPIATFADLLEACEKLTAAGYTPFAMDNSDLGVGWTVKTIANMMLDKYFDKINRYDAAGKTGKAQYLSPKAKSWARAVLTGEISAKGTPEVAETLKLLKQFFDAGVTKNWTGVASSSGSVVNLRDFQSGKAAMAWGVPFGYGALGDLQGKVSSMPFPTITTASSPLSTGAPARFGTSVGGTSYMIPSTLDGKHREAAIKFLQWMSVLANVQPWLDATGGIPAVKGATVPSGVAGMISGTWSEPMRMGGLPGGPAGTTELSLYDGYLLGTKSLDQQLDHLQDLWIKGTREQVKKNGWDKEDWAKA
- a CDS encoding carbohydrate ABC transporter permease, producing the protein MSAATSVPVRTTDLVPDQPAAEHQEATPRRRPGQLLVVLALSVLVLAGLFPYLFMIMTSLKSNEQFTASYWMPSWPLEFGNYAVAWQQIQPYFVTSVVVATLSIVGTIALASVSGFLFARYSFYGRNFLFGMIAALMMVPNISSLIPLFVLMRDLHLLNTLPVLVLPQIAGSVVLATILMRTFVQQIPQELFDAAQVDGAGGFRLFVSIMLPLSLPVIGTVALFTVISVWGEFFWPLLVITDDSLRTIPVGLSFFQGQNATNWGPLFAGYTLASVPLLLVFTFLSKWFLAGVQGGLPGTGK